Part of the Oncorhynchus masou masou isolate Uvic2021 chromosome 18, UVic_Omas_1.1, whole genome shotgun sequence genome, CCACCCTGAAGCTAGGCAACCCAACGGATAGAAATGTCTGTTTCAAAGTCAAGACGACCGCACCCCGTCGATACTGTGTCCGTCCAAACAGTGGCATCATCGACGCAGGCACCTCAATCAATGTGTCTGGTTGGTGTCTTTTTGGTTGATTGCACATTTATTGTAACTGACAGATCTCAAATAGAGGAACTAAAAGTATGTTGAGCTGGTCAAAGTAAGGTAACACGTTGTGCTGTTGCTAAGAGATTGCTCAGTGGCATTTATCTGTCTGCTTTGTTTCACAGTTATGCTGCAGCCTTTCGACTATGATCCCAATGAAAAGAGCAAACACAAATTCATGGTGCAGTCCGTGCTTGCTCCGTATGACATGACTGACATGGAAGGGGTGGTAAGTGTCCAAATGGAATGTGATTAATCTGAATGTCACTAATTATGATCTGATGATCACAGTAAGTCAATTCAAGTTGCAGTTCTAGTTCAGAGGGACTGGTACTTACTGTCTCAATCCTCTACTTATTTAGGTGTTGCAAGTGGGACAAATGTGCTGTCAAGATATGCTTGTCTTATGAGTGTCAAGCTGGGTGTGGTCATCTTGGTGTTGCCTTGTGATTCAGTTTTCCGTCAGCCctcttcttctttttctctctctcattcttcctcTCAATCTATCCTTCCCACCGACAGTGGAAAGAGGCAAAGCCAGAAGAGCTGATGGACTCCAAGTTGAGATGTGCATTTGAGCTGCCGCTCGAGAATGACAAAATTGTAAGTACTCTACGTCACTATATCTTGTCATATCACTACATCCAACTGCATGTATTTTTCTTAATATTCCTTCCCTCATATATTTCATTTTAGTGTAAGATGCGTTCAGAGCACCTTCATTCCATTCACAAACAGTTCCTGAATGATTGTCATCTCCATTGCATCTGAAGCAGCCATTGCCCTTTTTTTTGTATGTTGTCTTTCTCATCCCCATTCTGTTATTCATCTGCATAGTTctgtctcctccactcctccccacaGCATGCCAGTGAAAGCAACACAAATGTGTCCTCCGCCCCCGTAAAGCCAGAGCTCTCCTCACTCCCTAAGTCGGCCAGCTCCTCCCTGGATGACGGGGAGGTGAAGAAGATCACGGAGGAGTGCAAGAGGCTGCAGATGGAGGTCCAGAGGTTACGGGAAGAGAACAAACAGATCAGGGTGAGTCTCTAATGGCTCTAGGACACACAACAGTCAGATCTGTTTCACACATTACATTTATCTGCACCATCTGTAACAATGCAGACTTACTTAACAGGCCTCACCTTTCGTTTCTTATTTGAGATGGGTAACGGCTGTTTCACTGTTATTGcccaaaaaaaacaaacagctGTTCTATATTCAACATGGTTTGACTGGCATTTGGCCTGTGACTCCTCCCCCTTTACCAAGGAGGACGATGGTCTGCGGAAGAGGAAAGTcacctccatggtgtcctccccccactcctcttcctcccaggCCATGACGAAGGAGGAGGGCCTAAGTACCCGTGTTCTGGCGCTCTGCGTGCTGTTCTTCGTCATCGGAGTCATCATCGGGAAATTGGTCCTGTAGACAGCCAGTGGCAGCGTGCTCGGAGAACCGAACAAAACAACAACGGGATGtatactttttgttgttgttgcgtaATGCAACATCACGAGTTTATTTGAGTAGTGACATTTTTTAACATAAAGCGAAGGTAATCAAGAGTCGTCTTGCCTTTTTAAAATCACTCTATTCTCCGTCCTTCCACTCCTACTCGCAGATACAGTACAAATTATTGTGTGGGGAAGTGGCAACGTTGTGATCTATAAGTAGCAATGTGTTCCGGTAAGGCAAAGGCTTTTCCTACTGCAGGATTAACGTGACAGTTCTGATGTTGTGTGAATGTTTTACTCATTGCTTTTTTTAAGGGAAGGACACTGTATCTTGTGAGTCGAGAGGCTCCCTGTGAGTTTTAGCAAGAATGGGTAATTATGTAAATTCAGTCATCCAAAATTATTCCTTTTATAAAACAGAAAATGGATTTAGGAGGTAACTGAAAATGAAATGTTAACCATCGTTTTGTCCCAAAGAGACCCTTTCCAATACAGTAGGTTGCTTTTTATTTCCAACAGTCAAACTTGTAATTGGTTTTCAATATATCACAGATTTACTGTCTCACCGTGCTGCAGTGAATTAGTTCTATGCACACTTGATTAGTGACTGAGGTGAAAGTACAGAATGGCAGACTTGTCCTTTTGGTCGAAGGCCTGGGATGTGAGTGATATCCTCAGGGTCAGTATGAAATGGCTGTCATCTTCAGAGAGAACAACAGTGATGCAGCTTTTCCAGATGACAGCAAATGGCTTTACCTTAGGTGGAGCCTGGAAGTGATCCAAGTCCTGTATCTGATTGCAGCTGAGTAAGAGAAATATGCAACATCCATTTTTGACATACAGTACACTAAAATATAACGATGGGTTTGGACTCAtgacactgtatatagtttgataGTACTTTGTTCTTGTGCTTTGCTTCAGTTCTTTTTAGAGTATCATGTAAGGCATAATTATTTTGTAATTATATTTGTACGCACTGTATTCAAATCAAGTTCTCATTTAGTGTCTACAAATAGCATGGAAATGACCTCAATAGTTCTTTATTCCTGTGTCTTAAACAAGGCAGTAAATATGACTTCTCAAAAGGGACCATCTCGGAACTAGCTATCGGTTGGGGTGTTCTCTCTCTTGGTTTGGTTTCTGTCTTAGCTGTCTAAAGAATCAACCGTCCTGTTTGTATTTAAAATCACTTTTTTTTGTAGCTTGGGGGGCTTGGATTGTGGACGGCTGGATGGAGAATTGAGCTGTGAACAATATATTAAAAACTGCTTTGGCGCTTCAGACCATCACATGTAACCACAATAATTGGATACAGTTTTGTATGTACATTAAACAATATAATGGATTGTGTAGCATCATAATAATGAATTAAATGCATAAAcccaaaacatgtttttttggtGGAAAGTTAATTTGCTTCAGTCTTATTCACGGTGCAAGGACAACCAAGCAAAGGTGTAAAGTGCAACCTTTGGGAGTTTGGAATGGCCCCAGTTAGTATTTTGCATTATTGTTGGGACAGAttttgtgtttgagtgtgtggcgTGCCTGTGTCCACACAGTCTTTCGTGCATGCCCTATTTAGTTGATCTAAAGATTTATAGGTTTATAAAGATTGTATGTAATCCTTTAGTAATACCTTATTCACTTGCTAAAACAGCTGTATTCTACAGGACCAAGGTTTCACAAAGCCCCTGCATTACTGAAAGTTGGACCCTCCCTCTATAACTTGTTGATACTCCTTCCACCTTCAGACAGATTTCATCTCGTTCAACTATAAATGCTTGCTTGTACAAATAAATTATTATTCTTACGGAGATGGGGCTGTAAGATTCTGACATGCATTGATTTGTCACCATCTAGTGGTGGAAAGTGGCAgactagagcagtggttcccaaactttcagtcactgtaccaccaactgaaatatcacatttacataagtattcagaccctttactcagtactttttgaaGCACCTTCAGCAGCAATtaaagccttgagtcttcttgggtatctgtatttggggagtttctcccattcttctctgcaattactctcaagctctgtcaggttggatggggagccaCTCTGCAccgcttttttcaggtctcttcagagatttttggtcgggttcaagtccgggctctggctggaacactcaaggacattcagagacttgtcccagaagcctctcctgcgttgtcttggctgtgtgcttagggtcattgtcctgttggaaggtgaaccttcaccccagtctgaagtcctgagcgctctgaatcaggttttcatcaaagatctctctgtactttgctccgttcatctttccttcgatcctgactagtctcccaatccctgcctctgaaaaacatccccacagcatgaggctgccaccaccatgcttcaccatagggatggtgccaggtttcctccaggcatgacgcttagcattcaggccccAAGAGTTcgatcttgtttcttatggtcagaatcctttaggtgacttttggcaaactccaagtgggctgtcatgtgcctttcactgaggtgttgcttccgtctggtcactgcaataaaggcctgattggtggagtgctgcagagatggttgtccttctggaaggttctcccatctccagagaggaactcgggagctctgtcagagtgaccatcgggatcttggccacctccctgaccaaggcccttctcccccaattgctcagtttggctgggcggccagctctaggaagagtcttgttggttccaaacttcttccatttaagaatgacggaggccactgtgttcttggatcGTCAATGCTGGAGAcattattttggtacccttccccagatctgtgcctcgacacaatcctgttgacctcatggcttgttttttttgctttgacatgcacagtcaactgtgggaccttatatagtgtgcctttccaaatagtccaatcaattgcattttacacaggtggactcccaagttatagaaacatcaaggatggtcaatggaaacaggatgcacctgagctcaatttcgagtttcatagcaaagggtctgactgcttatgtaaataaggtatatgtTTAATTTTTATaatttagcaaaaatgtctaaaaacctgttttcgctttgccattatggggta contains:
- the LOC135504603 gene encoding vesicle-associated membrane protein-associated protein B-like, which translates into the protein MSERLTNVCDMARQEQVLQLEPPHELKFRGPFTDVVTATLKLGNPTDRNVCFKVKTTAPRRYCVRPNSGIIDAGTSINVSVMLQPFDYDPNEKSKHKFMVQSVLAPYDMTDMEGVWKEAKPEELMDSKLRCAFELPLENDKIHASESNTNVSSAPVKPELSSLPKSASSSLDDGEVKKITEECKRLQMEVQRLREENKQIREDDGLRKRKVTSMVSSPHSSSSQAMTKEEGLSTRVLALCVLFFVIGVIIGKLVL